Below is a genomic region from Anoplopoma fimbria isolate UVic2021 breed Golden Eagle Sablefish chromosome 20, Afim_UVic_2022, whole genome shotgun sequence.
aatacatttttctcctcTACAGGCAGGAAGAACTCTATGCTCCTGCGGAAGTCATCCCAAGGCGGTTCTCTGGGGGGCAGTATGGGTCGTGGTGGAGGTCGTGGTGGAGGGGGTCCAGGAGCCGGAGGAAGCCTGGCAGCCGGTACGCTGGGTTCCTGTGACAGCATGCTGGTGCAGCAGATTGTCAAACACGATAGCATGCCGGCCATGCAGGATGCCattgcagctgctgctgcaggaagaAGTGGAGTCATTGGAGGAAGTGGCACCGTGTCTCCTCGGCCACGCCCGGTCATCTGGGCGCCGCTGGTCCACGCCCCTCTGCAGACTGCTGCTGCCACCAGTAATGTAGCCATCGCCCTCATGCACcatcagcaacaacagcaacagcagctgcagcagcttcagcagcagcatgcaCTTGGAGGTGCTTTCTTCCTGCCCTCCCCacttgtctctccctctccctcctccactttccctctgtctccccctcgtCCTCCTGTGTTGCAGCCCCTTCGCCCCTCTGTGAGCTCTCTCATTGGGATGATGACGATGGGAGGGTTGGGAGGAATGGGAGGGATAGGAGGGATGGGTGGTTTGTCCCCAAGAGGATTTCCTGCCTCTCCCTCATCCATGGGTCCTCTTGGTGGGCTGACATCGCCCCCTGTTGCTAAAACACCATCCACACCCGCCTCCTCTGTGCCGACGTCTGTCCAACAAGGAAGGAGTCTTCATTACAACCTCCGCCTCGCGGCTGATCATCCCTCAATGATTGCTGGATCACCAGGTGGAGGGCCACAAACTCCACCCCTCCACAAGGTACCTGCCGCCAACCCTCCTGCTGCTTGTGGCGCCCAGTCAGACTGCAATACCTTTGTGATGGGCCAGCAGGGAGCAAAAGAGGCTCTGTTACGTCATGGAGGAAACAGCTCTCAGGGTCTGCCAGCACTTGGCAGACTCACCCAGGAGGCCAGGCTGCTGTCGGCCTCGCAGCCCACTCTGCCTCACCGCTCCTGGGCTGGAGTGCAGCCTCACCCGCCTCTCCACAGGAAGGCCTCTGGTGGTAATTTGCTGGCGGCTCCTTTCCTGGCGGGGCAGTTGGCTAGGGGAGGCAGCGCAGGTATCCTGAGCTGTAACACTCCAGTACAGCTGCTGACGAATATACCGTTTAATGCACAAGCACAGGCTGCAGTTCCTATTCAGGCTGCACTGTCACACAATCTGCCCGCCCATGCTGCCCCTCACGCTGCCTCTGTGTCCACACCTACAGCTGCATACATGCCTTCTGCAGCTTCTCTGCCATCTCCCCCCCCTCCAAAGCAGATTTCGCTCTCCTCTTCCACCCCTTCAGCTGCACCCACTCCCCTCCTGTCTCCTACACCTATACTCCCCCAGACACTTCGTCCTAAACCAATCCCAATGCCCCCCTCtcgctcctcctctcctcctccctgctccacCCCACCTTCAGCAGGGACAAAACCGCTGTCGCTCTCATCAACTCCACGTCCCAAACCAATCCCTTCACCCTCTCCccgctcctcctctccctctccttcctccacaCCGCCTCCATCTTCTGTTTTTGCCCCTGTTCCAATACCTCAAACTTACGGGCCCAAGTCCTCTTttacctcctctcctcccccttcctcctcgTTCACTTCTATCCCACCACGTCCCCAGAGCCCCCGAGCCAAGGCATCCAACACACCTCCTTCTCCGTCTCCGTTGTCGGGCCCCAGTCCCGCCCCAACACCAATACCTTCTCCGATACAGACTCCCACTCAGACCACCTGCTCTCGCACTTCTACCCCCGCCCAAACTCCTACACAAACCCTGACACCTGTTACTCCTACCCAGACCCTAACCCCTACAACTTCCCCCCCTCACATCCCTGTTACTCCTGTTCCCTCACTAAGTAAATCCCCAAGTCCAACCCCTTGTCTCCAGCCCTCTGTCCCTACTTTAGCCAGAGGACCAACCTTGAGCCAGATCCCAAAACAGACCCCAACCCAAACTGCATCTCCTTCACCTACACCAGCTAACACTAGCTCTCAAAGGAAAATAACTTTCTCAGTTCATCCTGTAAAGCAAACCCCACCTGTCCTTACTCCAACCCCCACTTCAGGCTCTGGTTACTCCACCAAACCAACCCAAGCTAAAACCTCATCCTCAACACCTTTATGCCCAAACCCAAGCTCCGCTAACCCCTCATCTCTTACTACAACCTTTCCCTCCACCACCATCTCCTCTAGTTTACAATCTGCTTCTGCTCAACCACAGAAACAAATGCCAACCACCACAGCTGCCCCTAACATCTCAAAACTCAATACACCCTCTACCCCTGTCCAGACATCCACCACTACATCCACCCAGTCAACACATGCAGCAACCCCTGCCAACACCACCTCCCCTAAAGGTGGGAAAAAAGACCTTCAGCTGTCAATCGATAAAAAAGACCCAGAGGGACTAAGACACAAACTGCCCCCCAACATGTAAGACACTCTCATAGGATGTTGTGGCCGCTGCTGATTAGCAGAGTCATGGATATGACCAGACATCCAATCATGTCGTGTGGACAGCTACATCTTGTTTGCATTCACTCTAGGATGTGATTGTCTTAGAACATCAGGTATTCATGTTACTTTCAACCAAGCAATCGTTTGAGGAGACTCTCTTGGTGTGTTGAGTGGTTGGTGCAGGCAATAGTAGagtctgaaaaaaatatccaaatgtatacatacatatctgTGTTAGTGATTGTTGGAGCAAGCAGGGGAGCTGAAGTGGAAACAGTATGCACAGTAAAATGGGATGGAAGCAATAGATGTGAAACATTTGAGACTCTCACAGTGTGACAGGAAattatattgacaataaaaaaaaaatgtgtgaaaataataaCCTTTCTGCGGTCAGATTCAACCGCGGGCAATAGAGcagacacttcctgttttccagCTCCAACTCCCTCTTGCCTCCCATTCAGCACCAAAGTGTAATATTTTCTCATCAGAACATTAGAGAAGAGAATAGAATACAAAATCACTGTAAAGTCGATGCTCATATGAATTTGAATAATTAGAAGCAGTTCACTGgtagttttgttgtctgagGTGTGTGGTGTTTAGCTTTTTGAACAAGACAAAACTTTTAAACCTACATGTTCACTTTGACAACTtctgtaaattgtgtttttttgtgtctgtgtgtgtgtgacagacaatACTGCTCTGCTGTGCACCGTGGCTCGCCCGGCTCCCTGAACTGTAAATACGTGCCTCTCTGTGGGTCTGTTATAAGCTTCCTCACTCTtcagcctctctgtctttcatctcttctctgtctcaccgcctttcatctgatttcacagCCCCCGTCGCTAACTGCTTCTTTGGCGTTCACAGACTCACTCCCTTCCTCTCAGTTTGCCCGACACTTTGCTCTGTGCGGCCATCAGCCTCATGTTCAAATGGCTCTTCCTTCTGTCGCCCTACAACACTGTTTCAGCTCCATTTCCagtgatgtttgatgttttgtgtgGGTAGCAACAAGACATTTCTGTCTTAACCCCTGATACCATGTTGCCTAGACTATATATTAAAGGaccaaatgtttaattttttatgtattacaGCTTTAGcttttaaagagaaaagaatAGCCAATAATGCTGTCACCATGATGATCTTAAGTGTGGTGTTTAAGGCAATGATTATGATGatcattatgatgatgatgatgataatattcTTGACAAccatgatgataatgatgaaggTGTATATCTGGATGTAGGAATAAAGTGGATTTAGATATTAAATGTGCCTCTGTGTCTTCTGCTCCTCAGAAGATGCTGGTTGTTGTACTGTGAGTCTAACCAGGAATGTGGTAAATTGCAAATCCAACAACTTGGTGAACGAGGGGTCTTGAGAGCAGTTTCTTTAGTTTATTAGTTAGGATTTTGTCATCTTCGTTATtatcacatttcagtttttggcATCTTTCCGTAATAGTGGAGGCCTAAtagattaaaatatttaaataacacattGCCATGAagcttccccagttgattacttacattaagacactAAGATATGGCATAATCTTATTAAATGTGTGCAAGTTTTCATgaatttccagaacagaaaccTAACCATTGGACAAAGCTAggttcaacatttttgttttattttgttaatacaGTAgaatcaaaggtttttacaaagGGCATTTGGGATATAAATCAGAAATTACTGTCAACAGGCTTTACAAAATCAattttttgccatgtttttagtactaaaatgttttataaacctACGAATGCTATATTTATGAACTGCTCAGTAAAAAAATCTTCAGAAGATAGATAGGAATGCTACGGGGAAGgttggtgtatgtaagtgctactaaattagagatttctggctcagagaaAACTAATCCTGAGAAAACTGCCTTTATATGTATCGATTGTAAAATTCAATAAACTTcgggagacactacaggtgaatagggtaagaAAAAATACTAATCATGACTATGAAACTTCCTGAGTTTATAACCTAAAGTAAGACCTTTTTTGttgtaacatttttctgaaatgttatgtttatacATAAATTAGGCATTACTTAATGAATTTAGGATAAATCTACAAATACCTTAAGAAAAGGTGGAGTATGTGTATTTTGGCTGTTTTCTCTCCACTAGTGtaaaagaagacatgttttGGAAATACTCAACccacaaattaaaatgtttttgcttggGTGTCTCCTCTTAAGGATCCAGACATCCTGGCTGCACCGTGACCGCTAGATGGCGATGACACTTTAAAAATCATCACAGCAGGAAGACGGAGTATCTTGCACAATGGAACCTTTTATGTCTCTTAATTTTGGGTCTTTACAGTAACAtgccacatttaaaatatgCCAACATTTAATGTGAGGAAGCGAAGCCACTGTGGGGCAAGGAGAAGAGGCTAATGGTGGCAGACCAGCCTGGATTACCAGCCATGAATAGAGGTGGGGgaataaacaaaactgtaatTGCTGCCCGTCATTCTGGCTCTGAAATGGACTCAGAGTGAGAGTCTTTATTCTGGGGCCGCAATGGAAACAAACTAGAGTGTCAGGGAGTTTCTTGGGCTAAAAACTGACACTTATGAGTTTTTTATTCCTTATCACACTACCGTTTTGCATTACATGGTAATAGCTACAGTTTAAACACTGGATTGATATAATCCTCAATTCATTCATCCACAACAAGACTGGAGGGTCTTTCTGCAGGTAGCTACTTGTACTTTCAAAAATGCTTTCCCAACTTGTAAAGCAGTGCAATGTCTATTCATGACCGTTTTTCAACCAACCAAAGACTTTTCAGATAgtttcatataaatatttttcacagGCAAAAAGAGATAAAAGTATCCAGAATTTCAccaaaaaataggaaaaaagtcagacaaataaacagaatgTGTGAAGCATGCAGCAGCACTTAtaatttttgtttattatccatccatccatctcgtGACCCCCAAGGTCGGGAACCAACGGTGTAATACAAGCTAACAGGGGGAAGCATCTACATATATGGAACATGTGGTGCACATGTAGTTGTACGTCTTTGTCTGGTAGCACAACCACAGAACAGCACAGATTTAAGGTTAGGGGGTGGTTATAGGTGGGCTGGCTGAGCTCACCgcaacattatatatatagacttcCTGCACCCTCACTTCAAAACCCACCAGCACACACTCTTGGAGCTACAGTAGACGAGGACgagatttttaaaaagcgaGGTGATTCCCATACCCTAACCACTTCAAACAGGAGGCACATACGCAAGTGTTCAaaggtacatttttttctacaatgaAATGAGGGCTGCTGTTTGGTGTCTGTGTCACTCATCTCtcgctggaaaaaaaaaattaaaaagttcaACCATCTACTGCATTATTCTTTTCAGTGAACTATATACTTTGAATTATGTGATTCACAGATTAATcacaagtcatttaaaaaaaaaaaaagtccctgcTGTTGCCCTTTGCTGCTTTTCACACTGGATGTGACACATCCTCTGTAAAAGTTTCATTTATCACAATAGGTTCCGTTTAACTTGAATGAAGGGCACTTCCGTCTCACCGTGGCTGCAGAGGGAATATTGCTGAGCCATGGAGAGGGATTAGAGGGGcgataagaaaatgaaaacgcTTTTGCATTAGACAGGTAAGCGGTGGGCAGATATCTTTCACTGCCCGCCCTACTTTGCCCACTTTTGCGCGGTGATGCccgaaggagagaggaggaggaggaggagcggggtCTCCGGACCGTcccacctctctcctccctccgcCACGGCGACAGACACCGCTTTTGGCCTATCGCGTCGGAGCCGGACCCCCTccgtcctctctccctccctccctccctccctcccctgtgCCCTGCCCACCCCGGCGGTCTCTTCTCCAGCCCTGTCAGAGCCAATCCGCGGCTGGGTGTAAAGTAGGGCAAGCCGCTTCCTGGTTCTCAGAAAGAAGGAGCTGGGAGTCGGAGTGGGCCAGCGGAGGCAGCAGACAGAGGGGGGTCATATCAGCCCAGAGAGCCGGCGGTCTGCAGAGACGCGACACGAGAGGACCCACAAGAAAAACGCTGACGCACGATCCGGCGATGATTAAAAGCTCCCGGGTGTCGAGCTGAGAACGGCAGGACCCCCggtggagaaggagaaaaaaagacaagagcaGGGAGgactaaaaaaagaagaagaagaagtaggcAGGGTGGGACGGAGTAATCCAGGAAGTGTGGAGGCCGGTCAGGTGGGAGGCGACGAGTCTGAACAGGTGACACACCGGCACTCAGGTAACCGCTTCACCTGGCTGCATCcgatttaaatgtaaattatagCGCACACCTTTACGTTATATGTGATGTAGGTTGAGTGACATGTCCGTTTGCCCTGACAGCGCCGGCTTGCCTaaacctccctccctccctccctcttccccgGTTCTGATCGGGGTCACGGGAGGACTAACCACGTCACGGGCACTCGCTAGGCTAACTCCTGTCGACATTCATTCCCCTTTATAATAAAGCTGGAGCGCGTTTATTTCCAGCTGGGCTTTTAAATGCACAACATGAAACGTAGGCTGTGTGGTggtgagttgttgttgttgttgttgttgttgttgtttttggggttttttttgcagcaggtGCAGCAGCCGCTGTCTGTTACGTTTGTCCGCGTCGGCcaggtgagggagagggagagcagggtCGGCGGGTACATTTCTGGAGACTCTGCTGCTAATTATAGCCGAGAACACCGGCTGACATACAAAACCTAACCTGTTCTCACGCACGTTacctgcagctctctgctgcTCATGGGCACGCAGAGCGCGCACTGGATATGTTGGTTTTAGCCTCGTGTACCTAAATGACCTCCCTTCAGTGGTCtgttaaatcatcatcatcatcatcatcatcatcatccacatcCCCGTGGCGCAcccagtgttttattttaatcctGTCACTGTGACAATAGGATGTGTTCAGGCTGTAATGTTAGGTTAAGGCTCCTCATGGGTGGGGAGGGCTGGCATGCAAgtgggcttgtgtgtgtgtgagtgtgtgtgtgtgtgtgagtgtgtgtgtgattacagAGGTAGATATGTTGCTGACTCGCCCCTCTGACAGACCGGCCTAACAAGCTCAACTGGCTTGGGTTTGGTTTCCCTGTCTTGGGCACAGCCTGTTTGGTTAAATCTTTAGCCGTGCATGCAGGTAGTTAATGCCTTATGCCCTCTAGTCTCCAGTGTTGTTGGagcttt
It encodes:
- the LOC129109880 gene encoding potassium/sodium hyperpolarization-activated cyclic nucleotide-gated channel 2; this encodes MDGLVGGVGTPSSTGGSGGDSLPRRKGGDSKRRSKSSLPSPGYRLSQASLEGERGSFGADSTSSGGRGRRPSIMSSSTRDGLPFRTAGTPTTPVPLPPPPSSSSATAHPPPRSVGFASTRAALTSTSSTGTGVMVVATGPETTTTTTCNSTAAGSPEMMAQFGLGGFGMGLDGEDYSTSNQSTFIQRQFGAMLQPGVNKFSLRMFGSHKAVALEQERLKSAGSWIIHPYSDFRFYWDLLMLMLMMGNLIILPVGITFFRDENTPSWIIFNVVSDTLFMVDLVLNFRTGIIKEDNTEILLDPRAIRENYLKNWFLVDFVSSIPVDYIFLMVDSLDSEVYRTARALRIVRFTKILSLLRLLRLSRLIRYIHQWEEIFHMTYDLASAMVRIVNLIGMMLLLCHWDGCLQFLVPMLQDFPPDCWVSKNLMVNDTWGIQYSYALFKAMSHMLCIGYGAQAPEGMTDVWLTMLSMIVGATCYAMFIGHATALIQSLDSSRRQYQEKYKQVEQYMSFHKLPADLRQKIHEYYEHRFQGKMFDEENILGELSEPLKEEIVSFNCRSLVANMPLFANADPNFVTAVLTKLRFEVFQPSDFIIREGTVGRKMYFIQHGRVSVLARGNKETKLSDGSYFGEICLLTHGRRTASVRADTYCRLYSLSVDSFNEVLEEHPMMRRAFETVAVDRLDRIGRKNSMLLRKSSQGGSLGGSMGRGGGRGGGGPGAGGSLAAGTLGSCDSMLVQQIVKHDSMPAMQDAIAAAAAGRSGVIGGSGTVSPRPRPVIWAPLVHAPLQTAAATSNVAIALMHHQQQQQQQLQQLQQQHALGGAFFLPSPLVSPSPSSTFPLSPPRPPVLQPLRPSVSSLIGMMTMGGLGGMGGIGGMGGLSPRGFPASPSSMGPLGGLTSPPVAKTPSTPASSVPTSVQQGRSLHYNLRLAADHPSMIAGSPGGGPQTPPLHKVPAANPPAACGAQSDCNTFVMGQQGAKEALLRHGGNSSQGLPALGRLTQEARLLSASQPTLPHRSWAGVQPHPPLHRKASGGNLLAAPFLAGQLARGGSAGILSCNTPVQLLTNIPFNAQAQAAVPIQAALSHNLPAHAAPHAASVSTPTAAYMPSAASLPSPPPPKQISLSSSTPSAAPTPLLSPTPILPQTLRPKPIPMPPSRSSSPPPCSTPPSAGTKPLSLSSTPRPKPIPSPSPRSSSPSPSSTPPPSSVFAPVPIPQTYGPKSSFTSSPPPSSSFTSIPPRPQSPRAKASNTPPSPSPLSGPSPAPTPIPSPIQTPTQTTCSRTSTPAQTPTQTLTPVTPTQTLTPTTSPPHIPVTPVPSLSKSPSPTPCLQPSVPTLARGPTLSQIPKQTPTQTASPSPTPANTSSQRKITFSVHPVKQTPPVLTPTPTSGSGYSTKPTQAKTSSSTPLCPNPSSANPSSLTTTFPSTTISSSLQSASAQPQKQMPTTTAAPNISKLNTPSTPVQTSTTTSTQSTHAATPANTTSPKGGKKDLQLSIDKKDPEGLRHKLPPNM